From Vicia villosa cultivar HV-30 ecotype Madison, WI unplaced genomic scaffold, Vvil1.0 ctg.001470F_1_1_1, whole genome shotgun sequence, the proteins below share one genomic window:
- the LOC131635353 gene encoding transcription termination factor MTERF15, mitochondrial-like, whose translation MAVRRRNALILISTFSTNFSTISHHHHTSHYRKQISLANLFQSFGFPSSNLHHFLSHNPFLFNSDPSHLRKSLSTLFSFRIPQKTLISLVHDCPSVLEPQFLHNWESAFPKFKSKDFNPSPLMIANLLRCSRKFHLNPLQISQKVEIFKGLGFSEDVTARVLEEFPSAVVMTEDKIVGVIDFLVEFGVQRDEIDRVVRLYPRVLGFGVEDRLKPLIHEMRGLGFSRREIKAEVVRDPGILGMEIGEFSRCLKLLQSLKCREAVKESILGDGLVRACFGVKLRVDCLCGHGLIRRDALKVLWKEPRLMSYELEEIEKKIEFLVQRMKYGVECLHEVPEYLGVNFEKQIVPRYNVIEYLKGKGAIGFEVGLKDIIKPTRLRFYNLYVKPYPECEKIYGRFSKVEVKRKHPDGLWKLFKPKKFSLTSKDVKNMKAFMDSSPV comes from the coding sequence ATGGCAGTTAGAAGAAGAAACGCGCTTATTCTCATAAGCACTTTTTCAACCAATTTCTCCACCATTTCTCATCATCATCACACTTCTCATTACAGAAAACAAATCTCCCTCGCTAATCTCTTCCAATCCTTCGGTTTCCCCTCCTCCAACCTTCACCATTTCCTCTCTCATAACCCATTCCTTTTCAACTCCGATCCATCACACCTTCGCAAATCACTCTCCACTCTCTTTTCCTTCCGAATCCCacagaaaaccctaatttccctCGTTCACGATTGCCCTTCTGTCTTGGAACCCCAATTTCTACACAATTGGGAATCAGCTTTTCCGAAATTCAAATCAAAGGATTTTAACCCTTCCCCGTTGATGATCGCGAACTTGTTGCGATGTTCTAGAAAGTTCCATTTAAACCCACTTCAAATCTCGCAAAAAGTTGAGATTTttaagggtttagggttttctGAAGATGTTACTGCTAGGGTTTTGGAAGAGTTTCCCAGCGCGGTTGTAATGACTGAGGATAAAATTGTTGGCGTAATTGATTTTCTTGTGGAATTCGGTGTTCAGAGAGATGAAATCGATAGGGTTGTTAGATTGTATCCTAGGGTTTTGGGATTTGGAGTTGAAGATAGGTTGAAGCCGCTGATTCATGAGATGAGGGGGTTGGGATTTTCTCGACGGGAGATTAAGGCGGAGGTTGTTAGGGATCCGGGTATTCTAGGAATGGAGATCGGGGAGTTTTCGCGGTGTTTGAAGCTGTTGCAGAGTTTGAAATGCAGGGAGGCAGTTAAAGAGAGTATTTTGGGGGATGGTTTGGTTAGAGCTTGTTTTGGAGTGAAATTAAGAGTGGATTGTTTGTGCGGTCACGGGTTGATTCGGAGGGATGCTTTGAAGGTGTTATGGAAGGAACCGAGGTTGATGAGTTATGAGTTGGAGGAAATTGAGAAGAAGATTGAGTTTTTAGTTCAAAGGATGAAGTATGGTGTTGAATGTTTGCATGAAGTTCCTGAATATTTGGGTGTGAATTTTGAGAAACAGATTGTTCCTAGATACAATGTGATTGAGTATTTGAAAGGAAAAGGCGCGATTGGGTTTGAAGTTGGATTGAAGGATATTATCAAACCAACTAGGCTTAGGTTTTATAATCTTTATGTGAAGCCTTATCCAGAATGTGAAAAAATATATGGCAGATTTTCGAAGGTTGAAGTTAAAAGAAAGCATCCTGATGGACTTTGGAAGCTGTTCAAACCGAAGAAGTTCTCTCTAACCAGTAAAGATGTGAAGAACATGAAGGCTTTCATGGACTCCTCACCGGTGTAG
- the LOC131635358 gene encoding protein FAR1-RELATED SEQUENCE 5-like yields the protein MEETILDDELESNINLSEEPQINIVAEENIEPYVGMEFDSLEKATDFYRLFSKAKGFGIRTRSSKPNYCILVCVREGKLPVKSTNDNNVEVKKKCSTMRMGCQASLTISKENNSHMWTVKSYDNNHNHAMASPKSVSYLRCHKNMNSAAKNLIEKFSEEGLPTGKVASMFKESDLAFSNRDCWNHMRNVRTNNLDIGDAQAVFNYCKHKQAQNSNFFYAIQCDDEARMVKKIWIDARSRLAYQHFGDVVTFDTTYKTNKYSMPFAPFTGVNHHLQSILFGCALLQDESEISFTWLFETWLEAMNGKKPISIITDQDLAIGAAVTKVFPQTRHRLCLWHIRKNFPEKLAHIYHKKSKFKHELKRCIRESPTVNDFEVDWQQIMDTYNLQENEWLQRLFEIRESWIPVYNRKTFFAGMNTTQRSESINSFFDSFVNSTTTLQEFVVKFEKAVNNRYEAEKREDFESKHKSRILSIKSKIEEHAASIYTRNMFGKFQHELALVSQFTKHKIEKNGSQYRYQISNCFKDRDKFIVDINLESKDATCTCQLFEFMGILCRHILTIFQTKNILQIPNQYILHRWTKEANRYMEVSVMDSHDDGVDTLRSIHLHQQFSKFSKFSKQSKEAYEFIMVEFERICNTLETMGLKFSNVNDAPIDLQQQDDDTHDNVSNFIIQDPNVSQTKGRKRKDSDSARVQERYKSGVELSMDKTLVKRRACKYCGEYGHYQSTCKNKTT from the coding sequence ATGGAAGAGACTATTTTGGATGATGAACTTGAATCAAATATTAACCTTTCTGAAGAGCCACAAATTAATATTGTTGCAGAAGAGAATATTGAGCCTTATGTAGGAATGGAATTTGATTCATTGGAAAAAGCTACAGACTTTTACAGATTATTTTCTAAAGCAAAAGGATTTGGAATTCGTACTCGATCAAGTAAGCCAAATTATTGCATTTTAGTATGTGTTAGGGAGGGTAAACTACCGGTGAAAAGTACGAATGATAATAACGTGGAAGTGAAGAAAAAATGTTCAACCATGCGCATGGGATGTCAAGCATCACTTACtatatcaaaagaaaataatagccACATGTGGACTGTAAAATCATACGACAATAATCACAATCATGCCATGGCTAGTCCCAAAAGTGTATCTTATTTGAGGTGTCATAAAAATATGAATAGTGCTGCAAAAAATCTTATTGAGAAGTTTAGTGAAGAAGGTTTGCCTACTGGAAAGGTTGCTTCAATGTTTAAGGAAAGTGATTTAGCTTTTTCTAATAGAGACTGTTGGAATCACATGAGAAATGTTCGAACGAATAATTTGGATATCGGAGATGCACAAGCAGTTTTTAATTATTGCAAGCACAAGCAAGctcaaaattctaattttttctaTGCAATACAGTGTGACGATGAAGCTAGAATGGTAAAAAAAATTTGGATTGATGCCAGATCAAGGTTAGCTTATCAACATTTTGGAGACGTTGTTACCTTTGACACTACTTATAAAACCAACAAATATAGTATGCCATTTGCCCCATTTACTGGGGTAAACCACCATCTCCAATCAATTTTATTTGGCTGTGCATTATTACAAGATGAATCAGAAATATCTTTTACATGGTTATTTGAAACTTGGCTTGAAGCAATGAATGGAAAAAAACCTATATCAATAATAACTGATCAAGACTTAGCTATTGGAGCTGCAGTGACTAAGGTATTTCCACAAACCCGTCATCGTTTATGTTTGTGGCACATAAGAAAGAATTTTCCAGAAAAGCTTGCACATATATATCACAAAAAATCAAAGTTTAAGCATGAGCTAAAGAGATGCATTCGAGAATCACCAACTGTAAATGATTTTGAAGTTGATTGGCAGCAAATAATGGATACCTACAATTTACAAGAAAATGAATGGCTTCAGCGGTTGTTTGAAATTCGAGAGTCATGGATACCCGTTTATAACAGAAAAACTTTTTTTGCCGGTATGAATACTACACAAAGAAGTGAGAGCATCAATTCTTTTTTTGACTCTTTTGTTAATTCAACCACAACACTACAAGAATTTGTGGTAAAATTTGAAAAGGCAGTTAATAATCGTTATGAAGCTGAAAAGAGAGAGGACTTTGAGTCTAAACATAAATCACGCATTTTGAGTATCAAATCGAAAATAGAGGAGCATGCGGCATCGATTTATACAAGAAATATGTTTGGAAAATTTCAACATGAGCTTGCACTTGTTAGCCAATTTACAAAGCACAAGATTGAGAAAAATGGCTCACAATATAGGTATCAAATATCCAATTGTTTTAAAGATCGAGACAAATTCATCGTTGATATAAATTTAGAATCAAAGGATGCTACTTGTACTTGTCAGCTTTTTGAATTTATGGGAATATTATGCAGACACATTTTGACAATTTTTCAAACTAAAAATATACTTCAAATTCCCAATCAATATATATTGCATCGCTGGACAAAAGAAGCTAATAGATACATGGAGGTTAGTGTTATGGATTCTCATGATGATGGGGTGGATACTTTGAGAAGCATACACTTGCATCAACAATTTagcaaattttcaaaattttctaaacAATCAAAAGAAGCGTATGAGTTTATTATGGTAGAGTTTGAGCGTATTTGTAATACTTTGGAAACAATGGGATTAAAATTCTCCAATGTAAATGATGCTCCTATAGATTTGCAACAACAAGATGATGATACACATGATAATGTTTCGAATTTTATTATCCAAGACCCCAATGTGTCACAAACAAAAGGTAGAAAGAGAAAAGATTCTGACAGTGCCCGTGTACAAGAAAGATATAAAAGTGGTGTAGAATTGTCGATGGATAAGACACTGGTTAAAAGAAGGGCATGCAAATACTGTGGAGAATATGGTCACTATCAATCAacttgcaaaaataaaacaacttga